CTACTGCGGACTACAGGAAGAAAGTACCACCCCCACCAATCTTATCTCCCCTTCAATAAAAGTTCGAGCACGGTTTTTTGCCCTTCGACTTCGCCCCTCGACAAGCTCAGGGCAGGCTCAGAAATCAAACCGTCAAGTTTCCCGCCAGACGAGCCACCTGCGGTGGGGCAGTTACCGGTACCGGAGAGCCATCAAAACCCAAACCGGCAAGTTGTTCGTCAGGCGAGGCGGACGCACATTTTGGCCCGCAGGCGTATAGTGCTATACGTCGAGGAGGCAAAATGTGCGGCCAACAAAGCATGGCGGACAAATCGGCGGTTTAGCGGATAAGTTACCTACCTACCCCTGAACCACCCCAAATCCCTCCCACTAACATGCGAATCCCTGCCGATGATGATGTGGTCGTGGACGATTATGTCCACGGCGCGGGCGGCGCTTTCGAGGTCCATGGTGAGCTTACGGTCGCGCTGGGAGGGCTTCGGGTCGCCGGAGGGGTGGTTGTGGACGAAGATGACCGAGCGGGCGTTATGCTTGAAGGCGTTCTCTATGGCCTTACGGGGGTAGACGAGGGTCTGGTCGATGGTGCCTTCGTGGAGGGTGTCCACAGCCAGCACTTCGTTCTTGGAGTTAAGGTAGACGGCGATAAATTTTTCAACCCTCTCGCCGGAGAGTTTCAGGTTCAGGAACTCTATCACCTCGGCCGGAGAGCGGACGACGTCCCTGCCGATGATGCGTTCCTTCAGATACTCGCCCGCCACCTCTTTAAGGAGTTTCAGTAAGAGGGCCGCGTTCTCGCCGACCCCCTTTACCTCTTTCAGCTCTTCGACCGGGGCGTCGAAGACGCCCCTTAAGCCCTTGAACTTCTTTATGAGGGCCTTTGCCGCGGGCTTGACGTCGCGGCGGGGGATGGCGAAGCTCAAGACGAGTTCCACGGCCTCGTAGTCGTGGAAGCCGTCGAGCCCGGCCTTCCGGAACCTCTCCTTAAGCCTCTCGCGGTGTCCCGCGTTGGGGTTCTCGTTATCCGTCATGCCTTTTACGCCGTGCCCATACGGCCGGTTATCCCTTGTCCAACTCCTTCTTTAAGAAGGGTTCCAGGAAAGGTTTCACGAGGTCTATTGGCAGCGGGAAGATGGTGGTGGAGTTCTTCTCCGCGGCCACCTCGGTAAGGGTCTGCAGGTATCTCAACTGCAGGGAGATCGGGTTCTGGCTCAGGATCTTCGCGGCCTCGAGTATCTTCACGGAGGCGTTGAGCTCGCCCTCGGCGTGGATTATCTTGGCCCTCTTCTCCCTCTCGGCCTCGGCCTGCTTGGCCATGAAGCGCTTCATCTCCTCGGGCAGGTCTATGGCCTTAAGCTCCACGAGCGTGACCTTTATGCCCCAGGGGTCGGTCTGGCGGTCGAGTATCTCCTGTATCTTCCTGTTTATCTTCTCCCTCTCTGCCAGCAGCTCGTCGAGCTCGGCCTGTCCGCAAACGCTCCTAAGGGTGGTCTGGGCGAGCTGGCTCGTGGCGTAGAGGTAGTTCTCGACCTCTATTATGGACCTGTCCGGGACCATGACCCGGAAGTAGACGACGGCGTTTACCCTGACCGAGACGTTATCCCTTGTGATGACCTCCTGCGGGGGGATGTCGGCGGTTATGACCCTGAGGCTCACCCTGATGAGTTTTTGAAGGCCGGGGATTATGACTATCAGCCCCGGGCCCTTAACGCTCTGGTATCTTCCGAGGAAGAAGACCACGCCCCTTTCGTACTCGGGCAGTATCTTTATGGCCGACCATAAAAAGAGAACTACAAGCCCGACAATTGCTCCTATTATAGACATAAGAACCCTCCTTTCGACCCACTGGCCGTTCGGTCCGCTGGCCGCTCGGTCCGCTGACCGTTTTATAGTCTCACGACCTTTATGTTAAGTCCCTTTATCTCGACGACCTTTATCTTATCACCCTCCTTTATGGCCTCGTCACTCGTTGCGTTCCAGTACTCGCCGCTCAGGTAGACCTTGCCGCCTTCGGGCCCCACGTCGCTCGTGGCCTCGCCTTCCCTGCCGACGAAGCCCTCCATGCCGCTTACCGGCGTTCTTCTATAAATACGTATGGCAAGCATCATGGCGCCGATGCAAAAAGCACTTACGATAAGGACCGTCGGAAGAAGCACCGAAAGCGAGAGGCGCATGAAGGGGAGCG
The nucleotide sequence above comes from Thermodesulfobacteriota bacterium. Encoded proteins:
- a CDS encoding slipin family protein; translation: MSIIGAIVGLVVLFLWSAIKILPEYERGVVFFLGRYQSVKGPGLIVIIPGLQKLIRVSLRVITADIPPQEVITRDNVSVRVNAVVYFRVMVPDRSIIEVENYLYATSQLAQTTLRSVCGQAELDELLAEREKINRKIQEILDRQTDPWGIKVTLVELKAIDLPEEMKRFMAKQAEAEREKRAKIIHAEGELNASVKILEAAKILSQNPISLQLRYLQTLTEVAAEKNSTTIFPLPIDLVKPFLEPFLKKELDKG
- the radC gene encoding DNA repair protein RadC — encoded protein: MTDNENPNAGHRERLKERFRKAGLDGFHDYEAVELVLSFAIPRRDVKPAAKALIKKFKGLRGVFDAPVEELKEVKGVGENAALLLKLLKEVAGEYLKERIIGRDVVRSPAEVIEFLNLKLSGERVEKFIAVYLNSKNEVLAVDTLHEGTIDQTLVYPRKAIENAFKHNARSVIFVHNHPSGDPKPSQRDRKLTMDLESAARAVDIIVHDHIIIGRDSHVSGRDLGWFRGR